atttaaacttatatattctgaataattactaattaaagattccttaatttttctaaaagcttctctatttttaaatggtcttcttataattaatttaataatttataggtaaattctaataactctaacatatatctgataaattctaataactctaccATACAAATTTCCGCCATCTTCTATATCCTCTTCCCTGAACATAACTCCTTTGGGGCTTGGGCTATCACAACCAGGCACATTTTGCTCCGTTTTAAAAGGAACAAAATCTCAGATTACTTCAAAATCACAGCTGTGAGATGGCAGAAAAACATAAATTACAGGGTACTCCAGGGTAACTTTATTGATAAGTTGTTCGCGAAGGGAAGACTTTATATCCAACTCATAAATAGATGATTTTGTGCCCCGCAACCAAACAAAGAAATCAGACTCCATCTTTTTCCTTGGACAGTACTAACTAAAAATAAACCATTTGAAGATCACATATCCTCAAaaaacaaaaagttaagtaaGTAATAAGAAGAAAGCTATTcctcaaaataaaacaaagcaAAAACCATAAATAACAACACAAAGCATGCTACTAGTCATTCCGTATTGGAGTGAACCAAATTATCCCCAAGGAAATGGAATTAGCCTATGCAAAGGAGAAATATATTTGAACTTACAACAAAAATAAGCATAATGGAAATATCAAGCTAGTTTTTTGCTGTATAAGATGACACATAATGTGTCACACATTTAGTTATCACAACTTGACTTTAGGACAGAATTAACTATGCAATTGTATACTCTTTATAAAACATAGTTCATGCATCTATTACAGGGAAATTGACACCAAGCAAGCAGTGAACATATTTGCTGCAACATTTGGTTGATCAACATGAAGAATATAATTATATGAAACAAGTTCCAAGATATCAAAAGATACCTTCATAGATTTTCGGATAAAAATTTTAACAGAATCCAGTGGTGCTTCACAGAATTGCCTCAGTGGATGATTCCAGAGGCCAGGTTTCAAATGATTCTCAATCACGAATCAGAGGCTTGTGTTTTCATGCACTCTGCAACAAAAGCAATTAGTGCCAAGGCAGTTAGTAGAGGAATATTATGTAGATCAAAACATGAGAGAAAAATGTTAAAACATCTCTGAAGCTCCCACACATTCACACATAATTGCCAATGCAGCAGAGCTCAAGCttaataagaagaagaagcacAGAAAAGAAATTGACCTAAGATGAAATttgtgtattgagttagtttcaAATGTGAGTTACAAGCTACATACTTATAGACTCACATGCTCACCACATGATATTCTAGAAGCTTCCTAACAACCTTCTAACAACTTGATAAAGTGGCAAACTCAGCAAACTAACAAACTTAACTACCTGCTAACAAACTCGGCTGCCAACTAACTAACTAATCTAAAAGTACAGCTAATCAACCAAATAGTGCAACAGTAACTACATTACAAGTTGGAATGTAAACTCTTATAGTTTTAACACTCCCTCTCAAGCTGCAAGGTGCAAAATATTGAGCACACCAAGCTTGCTTAGGAGATGCGGGTGCTGATCACTACTCAAGATCTTGGTGAGGATGTCTGCAACCTGTTGACTTGTCTGCATATACATAGGCTGAATCAACAACTCCTTGATTTTATCTCTAATAAAGTGAAAGTCAACCTTAATATGTTTGGTCCTATCATGGAATATGGGATTAGCAGCTAGTTGGATAGTTGATTTGCTATCACTAAAGATGGTAATAGGCTTAGTGATATGTACCCTTAGTTCTGCATACAGACCTTCCAACCATGTTATTTCTGCTAAAGCTGAGGCCATGCTTCTATATTCTGCCTCAGCTGAGCTTCTAGAGAAAGTGTGCTAGAGACAGTGTGCTACTTCTTAGACTTCCAGGATATCAGTGAGCTACCGAATTGCACCACATAACCAGTAACAGACCTCCTAGTGTTTGGACATGCAGCACACCAGCAAACCAGTTTTGCAGTAGGATGTTCCCTGGGCCATATACCTTGTCTTACAGTtccttttagatattttatcactcTATTTGCAGCTTCCAAATGAGATTTTTTAGGTTGTTTCATGAATTGACTTAAGGTCTGCACTGCATAGCTGATGTCAGGTCTTGTTATTGTTGCGTACATAAACTTTCCAACAAGCCTTTGATATGATGTTACATCCCTTCGAACAACATCTCCTCTAACACCTGCTGCTTCATCTACCTCAACAGAAGTTAGCTTAATATTAGTCTCTAATAGAGTAGAAGCCGATTTAGCACCAGCAAGTCCTTGGTCTGATATAAGCCCCAAGGTGTATTTTCTCTAGTTTATTATCACTCCAATTACAGATCTCAACACTTCAATGCCTAAGAAGATCTTAAGCTCACCTAAATCcttaagttttaattattgatGTACAGTGATTTTTGCTGCACTTATCATGTCTGCATTGTCACCAGTTATCAGAAGATCATCCACATAAACTAAAATCACCACCATTTCTTTTGACTTCTTTAAGGTAAAAAGTGAATAATCATGGTTGCTCTGAGTAAATCCTGCACTAAGCAATGCTGCAGTAAGCTTTATATTCAACTGTCTTGATTCTTACTTAAGTCCATGTAATGACAACCATTTTGCAAACCTTGTGTTGCCTTCCCTCCTTAAAACCATCTGGCATTTTCATATATACTTTTCTTCTAAGTTACTTTGTAGGAAAGCATTATAAATATCCATATGGTACATGCACTATCCTTTTGATACTGCCAAAGCAATGACACTCCTCACTGTAACTATTTTAGCTACTGGAGAGAAGGTGTCCTGGTAATCTAGTCCCTCTAGTTGACTATAACCCTTGGCTACCAATCTTGCCTTAAACCTCTCTATTTCCCCATTGGACTTATACTTAATTTTGTACACCCATTTTGATCTAATGATGTTCTTGTATGGAGGTATATAAACCACCTCCCAAGTGTGATTGTCTTCAAGAGCTTGAACATTCTGATTCATAGCTTCAATCCACCTCTTATCTCTACTAGCTTCATTGTAAGATTGTGGTTTAACTTCTGCTGATAAACTGGACACAAAACTTTGGTATCTTAAACTAGTATTAGTATAAGATAGATAATTTTCCAGAGGATATCTGGTTCCTCTTCTTTTCCCTATTGAAGCATAGTCCATCAACCAAGCAGGTTGCATGATGACTCTAGATGATCTTCTTGGGACAACTTCTGcaggtgatgatgatgatttatCTATACTGGGAAAGTTGTGAGTGTTTTCATCTTGGATGCTGTTAGGATCATGTATTGATGCATCTTTATTTTATAGCTCATATGATTAATCATTAACATCTGTGTAAGCATCTGCTTCTGCATCTGCATCATCATGATTAGGTGAACTCGCCTTAAGAAAACTGCAGATGATTCTAAACTTAGCTCCTCTACAAAAGAGAATGAATCTTCCTTGAAAACCATATCTCTTGTGACAAACAACTTATTATTACACCAATCCAGCAGTATATAACCCTTCTGAGTGGTAGAATAACCCATCAATACTGCAACCTTAGCTCTTTCAGAAAGCTTATCACCCTTTGATAGTACTGAAACATAGTATTTACATCCAATTACTCTTAAATGTGTCAATGATGGGACCTTTCAAAATAGCATTTCATAAAGACTTTTACCCTTAATAGATAAAGATAGTAATCTATTAATTAGATACACAACAACCTTAATATTCAAACCCCAAAACCTGATAGGCATCTATGACTGAACCTGATTGCTCTTGCAACATTTAGTATCTATTTGTGTTTTATTTcaaccacaccattttgttgtggtgtgtagGGGCAGCTACTTTGATGTATTATTCCAAAGGACTGAAACAACTCTTTACAGCTAGAGTTAAGGAACTCTATTCCATTATCTGATCCCAGTATCTTTACTGGAGTAACAAACTAATTTTGAATCATATTGAAGAAGTTCTTTATGGCTACAATACACTCAAACTTCAGTTGTAACAGATGCAACCATGTATATCTTTTATGATCATCAACAACAGTTAAAAAATAGTATTTCTTATCAAAGGTAGGTGTCTTATAAGGCCCTCAGAGGTCTATAtgttcaacataaaaaaaattgtagcTCTAGAAGTACTGACTGGAAAGACTTGTCTAGTTTGCTTAGATAATGAACAAACATGACACTTATTTAGAATATCTACATCAATACTATGTCTTATCAGATTGAGAGTCCTTAATGCCTGGGAAGAAGGATGTTGTAGCCTCATATGCCACAGACTGCACTCATGCACCTCTTCTTCTACAACCTGTCTTTAATGAGCCACGTTATTAAAAGTTCTATTCACTCCATATACATTCTTAGGGATGTATAGTCCTCTTTTTTTcttaccaatccccttcacctttCCACTGTGAAAGTCCTGAAACACACAGAAGTCAGGGTAGAATAAAACAAAGTAAGAGAGTTACTTAGTCATCTTAGACACTGACAACAAGTTTAGTTTGAAATCAGGAACATACAGTACATCCCTTACAACCTTATCCTTCAGAACTTGTGCTTCTCCTACATGTGATATATCAACCTTGTCTCTAGTAGGTAGATTTACTTTATCACATATTGTGTTATCTATTTTGTGATAGTGTAAAAAAATATCTTTGTGTTCTTACACATAGTGTGTGGCTCCAGGGTCTACTATCTATTCATGTGGAACAACATGACTAGAAAAATAAGTAATAGTACCTGTCATGTTAGCCTGTTCAGAGTCATGTGTCTCTTTGTTAATCAATGCTATGATTTGCTTGTATTCTTCTATTGAGAAGCCTTATCCCTTTGCCAGAACAACATTGTTAATGTCTTTAATTCCCTGGCTACCAGATTGATCAGCTAGCCTGAGGTCCAGTGAAATTATGAGCTGATAACTAGCTATTGTTTTGACCAACAACTGAGTGTCTATATCCACCAATTCTACCTTGACCATTATAGAATGGTTGATTTACTACTCCACTTAGATTTTTAGAGTTTCCTTCTTTTTATTCCTCCAATCATTAGGATATCCATGCAATTTGTAACAGTTCTCTCTTGTGTGGCCAGTGAAGTTGCAATAATCACATCTTCTAATTTTGTAACCTTGACCTACATAATTGGTTGATGCATGATTTCTACTTTCATATCCAGTATCTGTATGGTTTCTATGTACTTGCATAGCAATGGGTTCAGTTTTATCACTAATGGTTATAGCACAAGCAAGTTGTCGAATCTCATCTTCAATAATCATTGTATATCCTTGGTTAAGTATAGGTGTTGTTCCTTTCATCAATATCTATCTTTTTTCTTGGTCATATGCATCATTCAGTCTACTTAGGAACTATATTAGTCTCAACTAATACAAATGCTCTGCATACTCCTTAGATTTAGGACAGTTACATGATTGAGCTGGAATAACTGTATCATGCTCACTCCATAAATTCTTCAGCTTAGTAAAGTAGGTTAAGACTGAGTCAGTACCTTGGTTCAGGTTGTTGATTTCCCTATGTAGTTGATACAACCTCATGCGATTTACTTTGCCAAACCTCTCTTTAAGATCTTCCCAAACCTCACAGGCATTTGTTGCATATGTAATACTACTGAGCAACTCTGCACTTACTGAGCTCATTAGCCATGATAGGACTACTGCTTATATGTCTCCTATTGATCATGTAATTCCTTTCAATATGTGTCTTTTCTACTTTCTCTTTCCCAATAGTGTAATCTTCATAGATTTACACCAAACTCCATAATTTTCTGAACCAATTAGCTTAATAGTAATCAATGCAGCTCCTGCTACATTTGATGCTCCCAGGAACAGGGGATCACTAGGATCAATCTTAAGTGCCATGTCTATTTTGTAGACTACAACTAAACTGAGAACAAACTAccacaaaaacatcaaaatctatggTTTGTAACCAGAGATCTATGGTTCACAGATAGAGATCTAAACTCCTCTAATATCACTAGCTTACAAACAAAACTCACAGACAAAACTTTACTGTATTGAAGATACACTCACACTCGATTGTTGTTTCTTCAGTTCGATGATCGCGTGTCTCTAATACCATGTTAAAACATCTCTGAAGCTCCCACACATTCACACATAACTTCCACTGCAACAGAGCTCAAGCTTAGTAAGAAGAAGAAGCATAGAAAAGAAATTAAGCTAAGATAAAGTTTATGTATTGAGTTAGTTTCAAATGTAAGTTACAAGCTACATACTTATAGACTCACATTCTCACCACATGATATTATAGAAGCTTACTAACAACCTTCTAACAACTTGATCAAATGGCCAGCTCAGAACACTAACAAACTTAACTATCAGCTAACAAACTCGGTTACCAACTAACTAACTAATGTAACAGTACAGATAATCAACCAACTAATGTAACAGTAACTACATTACAAGTTGGAATGTAAACTCTTAtagttttaacaaaaaaaattagggaGCAAAAGGAAATTAGTTATGAAGGATATATACCCATGATCAATCAGCACAAAATCTGTCAAATAAAAATGCCATTCAATTGTCCATGATATGGATTTTTCCCTGGGGAATAAATAAAAGAGTTGttattcattttagaaaaatTCCAGAATCTCAAATGCGTAAAATAACAAAAgcccaaatttttttttgataaaataagtaGTAGTTTGTTGCTTGGCATCCAGGATATACAAAAAATATTGGGTTCAATTGGTggaatggaaaatgaagggagAGTCTTGGAGGGAAAGTGTACTCAATGAAAGttacttctcccacattggtgggagaaagcaactttcatgtgttcttattaagaaataCACCTTtaagtggatagtgaggcaagaatcAAGAGGTGCCTCGCGTCGTCATCATCATCGCTTGGCttggcttcggatttggatttggatttagatCGGTCAGATGTGACTATTCAGAAAAGACACATTATTTTGGAATGGACAGAGTTGACTATTCTGAAGTTTCTCCCTTTCTAAAAGGGAACttaatggctataaatacctgcgTTTTTCCATAGGTATGTACAAAAATTTAAGGATTGAAAAAcactcttctacttctaaaaactTTTTGTGATCATCTGTCGTTGACTGTGTTCGGAGAATCAGAAGGTTTAAGATGCCGCTACATTCTTattgtgagccattttatcctgggaggaaaagtTATGCAACCTCAGATACTTGAGggaaattaattccttaaggacactccgtgaaatcGGAGGACTtgattctatttcttcttcatcttatttctttaaataacatacttctttgatagttcttaTAGAACTTGTgttaaaggtgttaaaattttatA
The Capsicum annuum cultivar UCD-10X-F1 chromosome 6, UCD10Xv1.1, whole genome shotgun sequence DNA segment above includes these coding regions:
- the LOC124899460 gene encoding uncharacterized mitochondrial protein AtMg00810-like; this encodes MVVILVYVDDLLITGDNADMISAAKITRKYTLGLISDQGLAGAKSASTLLETNIKLTSVEVDEAAGVRGDVVRRDVTSYQRLVGKFMYATITRPDISYAVQTLSQFMKQPKKSHLEAANRVIKYLKGTVRQGIWPREHPTAKLVCWCAACPNTRRSVTGYVVQFGSSLISWKSKK